A stretch of DNA from Prochlorococcus marinus str. SB:
TTTAAAATGGGCAGGAATACTATGATTAATCATCAAATCTAGAACTATTATCTCTAGGTTTTTTCTTGTTTGTTCCAACGTTATATCTACTATTTAGATTTTTTGAACTTGATCTAACTGAAGAGCTTACTCTACGAGTCTCACGTGGTTTTTTACCTTGATTAGCATCTTTAAATGAAGCATCTTCTACTTGAGCTGTTGAAGTTTGCTGCCTAATAGGGGATCTAGTAGGTTTCTTTCTTAATGGAGAAGAATTAGCAGGAGGAGAGATATTATCTTGTCTAGAAACTGTACGATTCATTCTGGGTCTTGACCCTGTTTTAACTTCATCGCGAGATAAATTTCTTCTTTCACCAAAGTTATTTGTTTCTGGTTGTTTCCTATTTCTATCTTCAGAAGTCTGTCTTCTCCTTCTTATAGGCTCGTCATTTTCAAACTGACTTATTTCCCTTGTAGATGGCCTACTTCTACTTGCTGCTGCAGATGGTATGGCTCTTGAAACATTCCTCCTACTAGATCTACCCTCCACATAGTCTTCTTCAAATTCATCTTCTTGAGGTTTAAATCTTCTAGATGGCCTTTCAGATTCTTCAAACCTATCATAATCGTCACTAAATCGACCTCTAGAATTTCTTGGAAGATCAGAAATAGGATCATCATCAAAATAAGATGACCTTCTAGCTTGATCAGTAGCAACTCCCCTCAATCGCACACTTTCATATGCAAAAAAAACAGTAGTTCCTGCTAATAAAAACTGGCCAAATTGAAGGATAGGATCTAACCTCCAGCCTTGAAAAAATAATATTCCTCCGCACAAAAGTCCAATTGCTGCGAAGAAAACATCATAATCCCGCGCCAAAGCAGGCTTAAAGGACCTCAAAAAATAAAGGCCTCCTCCACATACCGCGAGAACTATACCAACAATACTGGCCCAATTGAGACTAGCATTGACCACATTCTTTCTCCAAAAATTTATTTTTTAAAGGGTTACTTAAATCCCCTATATATATAGTGTACTTAAAACTTCTACAAAAACTAGCGTCTTCCAGTAGAAGTACGATCGAGGGAATCTTTCTGGCTGACAAAAATCAAAAATGCAGTGGCTGGAATAACGATAAGTAAGGCCGCAGCAATAAAACTACCTATCATTCCCACTGCGGAATTATTTGCAACTTCAGCAGAAAAATCTGCGGCTAGTAATAAATTAGAGATTTGAAACACTTTTTAAATATTTAATTCTCAATTTATAATACGAATTAAATACGTTTTAATGGGTTATTTATTAAGATGAGTTAAATAATTGTGATTTCCTTGCTTGTAAACTGCCTCCAAATTTTAGATATTAGTTTAGGAATTTCTCTCTCATATCTTACTATAGTTTTTCTAATAAGATTAATACTTACTTGGTACCCAAAAATTGATTTAAGTAACGGTTTATGGTTATTAGTTTCAATACCATCAAGCTCTATTCTTAATTTAACAAGAAAACTAATTCCTCCTATTGGAGGCGTTGATGTTGGACCCGTAATTTGGATCGGATTTATAAGCTTTTTAAGAGAAGTATTAGTCGGTCAGCAAGGGCTTATAAAACTTGCATTGCATACACATATTTCATAGATTCTTTTAATTATTTATCAGTAATTTGGCAATAATTCTTCTTCTACATATTTAGTATGTATCTTACCCTGCTTAAATTTAGATTTATTCAGTAAGGTTAGATGAAAGTTAATTGTTGTAGGAATACCAGTTACTGCACATTCATTTAAAGCCCTATTCATACGTTTAATTGCAGTGTTACGATCCTTTCCCCAGACTATTAATTTACCAATTAATGAGTCATAGAAAGGAGGGATTTCATAGCCTGTATATACATGACTATCCACCCTTACACCAGGGCCGCCAGGAGGAAGCCACCCAGTTATTTTTCCGGGAGATGGGCGGAAATTGTGAGAAGGATCTTCAGCATTGATTCTACATTCAATGGCATGACCGTTTAAATGGATATCATCCTGATTAAATTCCAAGTTTGCTCCGCTTGCGATTTTAATTTGCTCAGCTATTAAATCAACTCCTGTAACCATTTCAGTAACAGGATGTTCAACTTGAATCCTAGTATTCATTTCCATAAAATAAAAATTATCATCATCATCAACTAAAAATTCAACTGTCCCCGCCCCTTCATAGCCGATACTTTTTGCAGCAGCAATAGCTGCGTTCCCCATTTTTTTTCTTAGCTCAGTATTAATTGCAGGACTAGGAGACTCCTCTAGTAACTTCTGATGTCTTCTTTGAACTGAACAATCTCGCTCTCCTAAATGAACAACATTACCCGACCTGTCGGCCAAAATTTGAATTTCTACATGTCTTGGCTTCTTTATAAATTTCTCCATATATAAACCATCATTACCAAAAGCTGCTTCTGCTTCGCTTTGAGCTGCTTTAAACATTTTTTCTAGATTACCAGAGTTTTCAACCAACCGCATACCTCTTCCACCTCCTCCAGCAGTGGCTTTAATAATTACCGGATAGCCAATATCCTCTGCCAATTTATAAGCCTCATCAACATTTGATAACAAGCCTTTACTACCAGGTACTGTTGGCACTCCAACTGCTTCCATAGTTTCTTTAGCTGTAGATTTATCTCCCATAGATCTAATAGCTTTAGGAGATGGGCCAATAAAAATTATGCCGTGATCATTACACATCTCAGCAAATTTATCATTTTCCGCAAGAAATCCATAACCAGGATGAATAGCATCAACTCCTCTCGATGTAGCAGCAGCAAGTATATTTGGAATATTTAAATAACTCTTATTACTTAATGAATCTCCTACGCAAACCGCCTCATCAGCAAGCTGAACATGCAATGCTTTTTTATCAACAGTGCTAAAGACTGCAACGGTTGCAATACCTAGTTCTCTACAACTTCTGACAATTCGTAAAGCTATTTCTCCACGATTAGCAATTAAAACTTTTTCAACCATTATAAAAATAAATATTGAAGAAATGAAATGACTAAAAATAAAAAATTATTTGCCAAAGTATTCAACAAAATTTTTTAGTGATCAGAGGACATTTTTTACAATACAACCTAAAACGTTATATATGTATAAATATTTGTTTTATGCAATAGAAAAATTATTCATCATATTCAAAAAACTCTTTTCTAACTACATGCTTAATTCAGCTAATAATGTATGATATTTTAAGGTTTAAGCATCCCCAGGCTGTTAAAAAACCCTTTGCGGACGTGGCGGAATTGGTAGACGCGCACGTCTAAGGAGCGTGTGGCTTCGGCCTTGCGAGTTCAAGTCTCGCCGTCCGCATTTAATTTATTTTGGTTTAACTGCAATGAAAAAAGAATCAGTTGCAGTAGTTATAATTTCCAATGGTCCTGGTGAATTAACTACATGGGTAAATCCTGTAGTGGATGAGCTAAGCAAAATAAATAAATCACTATGTGATGAAGATAAACAGGATTTTACTCTTAGGTTAGTCCTTGTTCCTTGCCCAAATGCCACTGGTAAAGAATTTTTAGTTGCAAATTCATGGAATAAATTCGAATTAATTACAAAATCCAAAAGTTTTTGGAAATTATTAATAAAGCCACATTCTTTTGCTCATTGGCCAAAAAAAGGGATAGTTATTTTCCTTGGAGGGGATCAATTTTGGAGCATTTTATTAGCTAAAAGATTAGGTTATTTAAATATCACATATTCTGAATGGGTTTCACGATGGCCTAAATGGACCAATGAAATTGCTGCTATGAATGTAAAAGTAAAAGAGTTAATACCTAAAAGATATAAATATAAATGTAAAGTAATTGGTGATTTGATGGCAGATATCAAACTTAATAGCGAAATATCACTAAGAAATAAAGAAAAAAAACACATTGCATTATTGCCTGGTTCTAAGAAAGCAAAGCTTTCTATTGGAATTCCTTTCTTCTTAGAAGTTGCAGATCATATCGCTAAAGAAAATCAAAATATAAATTTTATAATCCCCATTGCACCAACTACTAATAAAAGTGAATATTTATTTTTTCAAAGCAACAAAAATCCAATTGCTAAATATTACTCATCAAAAATCAAAACAATTAAAAACTTCAAAGACTCTAATTTTGATTATGTAATTGAAACATCAAAAAAAACAAAGATTTATCTAATTAAGAAACATCCTTGCTATGAAATATTAAAAGAATGTGATCTTGCAATTACAACTGTAGGAGCAAATACTGCAGAATTAGCAGCAATTAGTCTTCCAATGTTAGTTGTTCTGCCAACTCAACATTTAAATATGATGAACGCTTGGGATGGCATTACTGGAGTAGTTGGAAAAATTTCATTCATAAATAGATTTATAACTTTTATGATTAAAAATTTTTATTTTAAAAAAAAGAAGTTTTTTGCTTGGCCAAATATTAAAGCTAAAAGAATGATTGTCCCTGAAAGGATAGGTAATATTTCAACAATAAAAATTGCAAAAGAAGTATTATTTCTTATTAAAAATAGAGATCAATTAAAAAGTATTAGGAAAAATCTAAAAAAAGAAAGGGGCGATAAAGGTGCAGCAAAAAAACTTGCTTCTATAATTCTTAATTCAATAAAAAAACTTTAACAATTACCAGGGATCATCAATTTCAAACTTTTCTGATTTTTTATTATCTTGAACTAAATTTTGTTCTTTTAGTGGTTCAATATCTAAAGTTTCAGTTGCATTTTGAATTGGTCTTTTCGAAGCTAAATTAGTAGTTGATTGTTTTTTTTGCTTTAAATCAATATTGTTTTTTTCATCTATTTGATTAACACTATTTTGATTCTGGATCTGATCAGAATCGTCATTATCCATGTATAACTTTTTTCTATTATTTATTTCTTCTTCAGAACCCTCTATTTCAACATATTCAAGTTCATCTTCATAATCATCTTCATAATCATCTTGTTCAACAACTTCTTCATATTCCTCGACCAAATTGTTTTGCTGTGCTGATTCAGAACCTGAAAGTAACTGATTCTCAACAGGTACAAGATTTGCTGAGTATCCATTTACTTCCCTTTCATCCCAAGAAGAACCCCCGACTCCAAGTTTCTCAAGTAGTCCACTACTTAGTTGCTTCAATTTCTCTTCCGCACCTTCATAAACAATAATCCTATCAGTACCACTACTTACAATTTCCTCAACAGGTATTTCCCAAGTACTTAAAACTCCCTCGCCTAAAAGCGGAACACCAACAGCACCCATAACAAGAGATATCAAATCCCCAGTCTCAATATCAAAAGAAAAGCCAAGAACTCTTCCCAGAAGTTGTCCAGATTCTGTAATCACTTGACAATTAATTACATTCCCATACCTTTCTGGAGAAAAACTTTCACTCAAAGAATCTAGGGAGTCAACTAATATGACATCTCCAACTTGCTTTATACTTTCTAAAGGCATCCATTTTGGCAAACCTGGTAAAAATCTTGTAAGTGGATTATCTCTTAGTCCCAAAGCGACCACCTCTCTTCTATCAATATCAACAACAACCTCGCCAACTACGCCTAGCCGCCTACCAGTATCAGTAGTTATCACTTGTGTTCCCATTAATTCTGACCTTAACCATAAACGTTCCCTAGGAACCGAGTTAGGGAGATTCTTATTAGCAGATGTGTTAGACAAGCTCATAAATTTCTTTTTATCATTCTGACGTATAAATTTAAAAAAGTGTGTTTATGCAGCATTTGGTAACCCAAGAACTTGTGTATTAGCACCTCTTGCTTGCGCAACCCCAATTGTTCGTTCAGATGCACTAATCATAGGTCTTCTATGACTTACGACTATAAATTGAGCATTTGATGACTGATTTGATATTAGTTGTGACAACCTTTCAACATTAATACCATCTAAAAAACTATCAACCTCGTCTAATGCATAAAAAGGTGAAGGCTTATATTTTTGCAAAGCAAATAAAAAACTTAAGGCAGTTAACGATTTTTCACCACCTGACATAGACGCTAATCTTCTGACATTTTTTCCCTTGGGATGAGCCACTAAAGTTAATCCTCCTTCTAAAGGAGAATTAGGATTTTCAAGTTGAAGAAATCCATCTCCATCAGATAAATTTGCAAAAATTTCTCTAAAATGTCTATCAACTTCTGTAAATGCTTGCATAAAAGCTTCTTGACGCATCGTAGATACAGTTTCTATTCTCAGCAATAATTCAGATCTTTCATTAGATAGAATTTCTAATTTTTCTCGCAAACCATTTAATCTCTCAATTAACTCTTCTAGTTCATCAAGAGCCAACATATTGACAGGTTCTAAGCTTTCTAGTTTTGCATTTATAATCGAAATTTCTGATTGCAAAGATTCAAGACTCTTCCCTTCATATTCTCCAAACTCCGGGGAAGGATGAGGTAGATCTTTTTTATAATTTTCTAATTTTATTTTCTCACTCCTCATCTCTTCTTTAAGGGAATTCATATCCCTTTCAAGATATTCAAGCTTCAACAAATAGTTATTATATTCTTGCCTTTTATTTGAAATTGAAGAGTTTAATTCATCTCTTTTCCTTCTCAATAAACCTAAATTCTTCTCTAGAGAATTTTTTTGATTATCGAGATCTGAAAGCTCTTTTTTAAATTGATCTCTTTTTTCTATCCATTCACTATGAGCAATTGCGAGTTGTTTAATAGATTCCTGCAAGTTTTTTTCTTGTAGTAAAGTAATTTTTAATGAATTATTGATACGCTCTTTATTTAAAGCAAATTGATTCTTTTTATCTAGTAATGTATTTCTCTCTTTAATAAGTAATTCAAGTTTTTTATCAAGATTATTAAAATCGTCATTAAAAGCTATTAATGATGATTTTTGATTTTTTTCATAATTTGCCTTTTGAATGGTTTGTAGTTGATCAAACTTATCGTGATAAGGCTTCAATTGATTTTTTAAATGACCTAACTCGTTAACTAATAAATTATTAGCAGTATCAAGTTTATTTAATCTCGATTTACAATCCTCAATTCTTTGCGAGACAGCTTTAAGAGAATCTTTATTGACTTCAATTTCTTTATTAAATGAGGCACAATCCTCAATTATTTCACTACGGTTAGAATTTAATAAACTAAGTCTATTATTTTTTAGTATCAAATCATTATTTGACTCTTTTAAAGCTTCTTCGATAACTAATAATCTTTCTTTTATAGGACTAGAATCATCAATATCATTATTAATTCCAAACCTATAAGCCAAATCTTTATTTAACTTACTGCCTCCTGTAATAGCACCACTTGCTTCTAATAATTCACCACTTAAGGTAACCAACCTATTTTTTTGAGTAGATAACCTAGCTGAGGATAAGTCTGAAAAAACCAAAGTATCTCCAAAAACATATCGAAAAACATCTGAATAAACTTCATCAAAAGTAATTAGATTAATAGCTTTATCAATAAATCCATTCTCCCTGTTATTTTCAAATCTTGAAATTGCATAATTCTTTTTTTGACTTTTAATTCTATTTAAAGGTAAAAAAGTTAATCTTCCCGCTTTCTTCTTTTTAAGAATTTCAATTGCTTTTGCAGCAATATGATCATTATCAACAACAATTTGTCCTAACCTATTTCCAGCAGCAATTTCTAGTGCATATCTATTTTTCTCACTTACCTCTCCAAGTTGAGCTACATAACCATGTATACCCTCTAACCCTGCCTCTAAAAGAATTCTGAGAGCATATGAACCTCTAGATTCATTTAAAGCTTCCTTCCTGCTTTCGAATCTAGATAAATCCTTTTCAAGCCTTAATTGCTCGTTATTTAGCCTTGATTTAGTTTTCATTAATAAATCGATTTCATTTTTTAAAGAATTAATTTCTGCGCTATTACTTGCCAAGTTTTTTTTCTTTATATCCGATGTCTCTTTTTTTCTTTGATTTCCCTGAACAAGTTTCTGCTTTTCTAAATCTAAGGATTCGATCTGTGACAATATCTCATCTTTTTGAATATTGTTTTGAATAGCTTCTTCTTCAATTTTCCTTTTTTTTATTTCCAAAGGATTAATTTGATTTTTTATACTTTCAAGCTCAGCATTTAATTTGATACTTTGTTTTGAGAATTCTCCAGATTCTCCAGCCGCATCAGAAAGTTTTTTTCTTGATAGTTTGTGTTTTAAAGTGAGATCATCAATTTGCAAGTTCAATTGATTTAAAAAATTAACATCAAAATTTTCTTGTCTCATCTTTTCTGACTCGATATTCCTCTTAGAAATTGCAATTTCATCTCTCTGTTTTTGTAATTTAATACCTTCTTCTTTATTCAGAATTGATATCCTATCGAGTTCTCTCAAGCTAGAATTAATACTTCCAATATCAGAATTAACTTTTATCAAAGTATCCTCTCCTTTCTCCTTAAGCTCATCAACAAGTATTTTCAAAGCATCTTCTAAAACGGATATTTCTTTACTAATAGATTCTTTTTGTTTATTAAATAAGATTTTATTTTTTTCAATTTCACTTTCTTTTTTTTCTATAGATTCAACATGCTTTACTTGTTTTTCAAAAATAAGAACTTTCTCTAATTCTGTTATTTGTAATAGTTTTGCCTTTAACTCTTTATATTGCTTTGCTTTTTCACATTCTTTTTCAAGCTTATTTTTACTAGATTGCAATTCATTTTCTAAAATTTCACATCTTTCTTGTCTTTCGAAAACGTCATTTAATTTTGCATTAGTTTGTTCTATTCTTGTGTCAAAAAGTGCCACTCCTGCTAATTCATCAATAAGATTTCTCCTCTCCTTATTATTCATTGATACTATTCTTGTTACATCACCCTGCATAACAACATTGCTGCCCTCAGGATCAACACTGATATCTCTTAATATTCTCTGTATTTGTTGCAAGGTACATTGTTTTCCATCAGAAGTATAAGTAGAAGCATAAGAACCACCTGGCATAAGCCTCAATTTTCTAGAAACTAACCATTCTTTTTGACCTTTACTAAGGGCAATTTCTTCTTCTTCTAGTTCCAAAGGCAGAAGGTCCTCTCTGGGAGACCAATCTTGAATATTAAATTTTACCGATACAGATGTTTCTGATGACTTACCCTCTTTAACTTTGGAGTTATTTATTAGATCTGGTAATCTTTCAGCCCTCATACCTCTACTATTAGCTAGACCTAAACAAAATAAAATTCCATCTAAAATATTACTTTTCCCAGAACCGTTAGGACCCGTAACCACGGTGAAACCTTCTTCAAGAGGTATTTTTACATTTCCCCCAAAAGATTTAAAATTTTCAAACTCGACCTGATTGATATGTACCAATCTCAAGTCTCAATAGCTAAATAAGAATAACTAATTTGCAAAAATTCTCAATAGGAATATTACGTTTATTTATAAATGAATATTAATAACTTTTGCACAATCTGCAAAAATTGCCCGAAATTTCAAACAAGCCATAAAGAAGTTCACCATCCAAAATGAATCTATAATGTTCAGAGTCCAATTTATCTGAAACACTTTTAAATATTCCATGATCAATTCTTTTTACAAATCCTCTATTATCAGAAAGTTCATGTTCTATCCTAGATAACCATACAAGTCTATGATTTGGCTGCTTAATAATTTCTATAGAAGCTTGATTTAATAAAGGTAGTTTTAAAAATTTCCAAGTTAAACAATCTATGCCATTTTCAACAAGAAAATCATAATGAATATCGAACGAGTTAGCAGAATAGACTTTATGTTCAAGCAAAACCCATTTATTCATTTTCAAATTAATAAATAAATCGAATCTATTTTAAAAAACAAAGTTTAAATAAAAATATATTGTATTAAAGATGATGGTTCCTGTTATTTAATTACCTGCATCAGGTACAAATCTTAAAGCAATGAATAGCAAACTTCCAGCTCCTGCAATAGCTGCAGCTATTAATCCAAAATCTGTAGGAATTGTGCGAGATGCAAAAATTAAGGATGCAAATGTAATATCCATGATGAAATTTAAACTCATTTAATAAATTCAGTAATAGCTTAACAAAACCTTCTTGCAGAACAGAGTAGATAAATAAAATGTAAATAAACTTTTATATGTTTTTATTCTATCTTAATCGAACAATTCTTTAGAAAAGGGTTCCAAATTAAGAAAATAGGGTCTAATCTTAAAATAAATTAAGTTTAAATAATGGAGACTTACCATCCTCCCAAAGAACTAGAAGAAAAAGAAAATAACTCTGATCTTCCTGAAAAAGAAGTTATTTCGGAAAAATGGTTACTTGAAAAAATTGACAGTTTAATACCTTTAATAAAAGAAAAATGGCCTAACATTGCACAACAAACCCTTGAAGCCACAAAAGGGAGTATTGATGATTTAGTTGAAGTAATAGCTAGCCATAGTGGAACCTCAGTAATTGGAATAAAAAGTCAACTATTTGAAATTATTGATTCAATAAGAGAAAACAATTGGGAAATATCAGAAAAAATTGAACCTATCGAAAGTCAATTAGAAGAATTATTAGAAGAACTTAATAATACACTTAGACCAAAAATAGAAAATCCAATAAGAGAAAAACCACTTTTATCTATTGCTATTGCGGCTGGTATTGGTTTACTAATAGGAACTCTCCTTAACAGTGGCAGAAAATAATATGGAAAAACCAAAAAATAAAAACTTTGCAAGTACCGCCTCGAGAATTTCAGCGATCGCAAGCTCAGTGATGGATTTGCATGTAAGAATAGCTCTTCAAGAAGTAGATAGAGAAAAAAGAAGATTAATTAGTGGTGGAATATTTTTAGCAATTGGAAGTACATTATTATTATTAGTGCTAATTTGCATCCATATTATTTTTTATCTTTTTTTAACGAAATATAATAACTGGAATATTGAATATAATTTATTACTTATGATATTTATAGATTTATTTCTTGCAGGCATAAGTTTAAAGCTTGGAGGAAAATTAGCTAAAGGACCTTATCTTCCTCAAACATTAGAGGGTTTAGGCAAGACAACAAAGGCAGTTTTAGGCAAAAAATAAATTACCTTATTAAGTACTTTATCCATCTACAATCTATTCCCCCATTGCTAACGGGAATTTTCAATGAAGATTTCATTTTCAAATATTTTGTTAGTTTTGGATTTCCACTTAGCAGCCAAAATTCCCAACCTGAAAAATTGTTCTTTAGAAAGATTCCCATTTGTTCATATAAACAAATCAATTCATTTTCATCGCCTAATTTTTTGCCGTATGGAGGATTACATATGATTATCCCAGGTGTGGAACTTAATTGGAGTGCTAAAAAATCATTATTTATAATCTCAATATAATTTTCGAGTCCAGCTAATGATATGTTTACATTCGCCTGCTCAAAAACCTTTTTATTAATTTCACACCCTATTATTGTTGGTAATTTTTCATAATTTATAATTTTATTTTTTGCCTTATTTTTTTCATTTAGATAAATATCTTTCCTAAAGTCCAACCAATTCTCAAAAAGATATACCTGATCAATATTTATAGGAACTCCAAGGAATTGGTTGACTGCCTCAATTAAAAAAGTACCCGAGCCACACATAAAATCTATTAATGGAACTTTGCCATTCCATTGAGTCATATTTATCAATCCAGAAGCTAAATTTTCTTTTAATGGAGCATTGCCAATTGCGGGTCTATAGCCTCTTTTGTGTAAGCTTTCTACGCTGCTTTGAAGACTGAGAATTGCTTTATTATTTTTTAAATGCAGATGAATTATAAAATCAGGATTATCTAAAGAAATATTTGATCTTTTATTCCAAACTGCCTGTTGCAAATCAGTTATAGAATTTTTTACTTCAAGAGCTGTGAAATGAGTATGCCTTAAAGAAGATGTTTTCCCAGTTACTTGAACATTAAACGTTTTATCAAAGTGCAACCAATTTAACCAATCAAATGAATCTCTAACACCCGCATATAAAGATTGCTTGTCATAGCAATTAAAACATGCAATTTCTCTATAAAAACGAAAAGCTAATCTGGAATAGAAATGAACTCTATAGAAAGTTTCAAAATCACATTCAAAATTAATAAATCTTTGATAAGTATTAATATTAAAGCCGCCTAAATTTGAAATTTCTTCTGCTAAAGATTTCTCTAGTCCCTCCGGAGATGATGCCACTACATTCATATACGATAAAACTTAGTAAAAAAACTATTCAATAACCATTTTGCCTGTCAGAATATAAATGTCCAATTGGACTAGGTGATCTCAACCGATGTTTCGGACAGCGGTTCGATTCCGCTCAACTCCACTATTTGGGGTTGTAATGGTTTCGACGGGGCATAAGGAAGGTGACTGAAGCCGGCTCGGTTAGAGCAAAAACACAAATGCTAACAAAATCGTTAGTTTCTCCCGTCAAACAGCACCAGTTGCTGCTTGATCCTAAAGGAGATGGGGTTATGTCAGCCTTATCAACCAAATGATACGAGGAGTCTGGAAGGACTCCACTTTTTTAAATAACTAAGAAGTTGTAATAGATAATTTATTAGCGTGTAAATATTGCTGCAAATGCTTGTATTAAAAAGAATTTTTTTAATTTTATAAGTATAAATACTGAGAAGATAAGTTTTAAATTAATTTATCTTATTAAAAAATCGAATCTTGCAAAATGGAATCTAATAAAAAACTGAATGACTTGATAATAAATCTCAAACCAAAAGTCATAAGGTTCACTGGCGAAAAATTTCCCAATGAACTATGGAATAGTGGTTGTCAAATAAAAAAAAATAAAAAAATATCTAGCTAAAAATTTAATTAAATGCTTGAAAAAGGATTTTTAGGCATTTTTTTTAAACATTTTTTTGATAATTCCTGAAGTACTTTAAATTCACTTTTATTTAAATTCCACTTGAACACATTCGATACATCTATAACTTGAGATTTTTTTCGCATTCCAACAAGCGGAATAGCTCCTTGATAACAGCACCAATTAATTGCTACTTGCGCTTGGGAAACTGATCTTTTATTTGCAATTCTTTTTAAACACCTCCGCAATTCATATGTTGGTTTTTTATAGTTTTCAAATAATGTATTGCGAATAAAACTCTTTTCTTTATTATGTTCTTTATCTGGATCAATACAAAGTATTCCAAAGGACAAAGGACTATAAGCAAAGAAATCAATATTATTTTCGTCGCAAATTTTTTTTACTTGA
This window harbors:
- a CDS encoding phage holin family protein, coding for MEKPKNKNFASTASRISAIASSVMDLHVRIALQEVDREKRRLISGGIFLAIGSTLLLLVLICIHIIFYLFLTKYNNWNIEYNLLLMIFIDLFLAGISLKLGGKLAKGPYLPQTLEGLGKTTKAVLGKK
- a CDS encoding THUMP domain-containing class I SAM-dependent RNA methyltransferase, whose amino-acid sequence is MNVVASSPEGLEKSLAEEISNLGGFNINTYQRFINFECDFETFYRVHFYSRLAFRFYREIACFNCYDKQSLYAGVRDSFDWLNWLHFDKTFNVQVTGKTSSLRHTHFTALEVKNSITDLQQAVWNKRSNISLDNPDFIIHLHLKNNKAILSLQSSVESLHKRGYRPAIGNAPLKENLASGLINMTQWNGKVPLIDFMCGSGTFLIEAVNQFLGVPINIDQVYLFENWLDFRKDIYLNEKNKAKNKIINYEKLPTIIGCEINKKVFEQANVNISLAGLENYIEIINNDFLALQLSSTPGIIICNPPYGKKLGDENELICLYEQMGIFLKNNFSGWEFWLLSGNPKLTKYLKMKSSLKIPVSNGGIDCRWIKYLIR
- a CDS encoding DUF883 C-terminal domain-containing protein; translated protein: METYHPPKELEEKENNSDLPEKEVISEKWLLEKIDSLIPLIKEKWPNIAQQTLEATKGSIDDLVEVIASHSGTSVIGIKSQLFEIIDSIRENNWEISEKIEPIESQLEELLEELNNTLRPKIENPIREKPLLSIAIAAGIGLLIGTLLNSGRK
- the smc gene encoding chromosome segregation protein SMC, coding for MRLVHINQVEFENFKSFGGNVKIPLEEGFTVVTGPNGSGKSNILDGILFCLGLANSRGMRAERLPDLINNSKVKEGKSSETSVSVKFNIQDWSPREDLLPLELEEEEIALSKGQKEWLVSRKLRLMPGGSYASTYTSDGKQCTLQQIQRILRDISVDPEGSNVVMQGDVTRIVSMNNKERRNLIDELAGVALFDTRIEQTNAKLNDVFERQERCEILENELQSSKNKLEKECEKAKQYKELKAKLLQITELEKVLIFEKQVKHVESIEKKESEIEKNKILFNKQKESISKEISVLEDALKILVDELKEKGEDTLIKVNSDIGSINSSLRELDRISILNKEEGIKLQKQRDEIAISKRNIESEKMRQENFDVNFLNQLNLQIDDLTLKHKLSRKKLSDAAGESGEFSKQSIKLNAELESIKNQINPLEIKKRKIEEEAIQNNIQKDEILSQIESLDLEKQKLVQGNQRKKETSDIKKKNLASNSAEINSLKNEIDLLMKTKSRLNNEQLRLEKDLSRFESRKEALNESRGSYALRILLEAGLEGIHGYVAQLGEVSEKNRYALEIAAGNRLGQIVVDNDHIAAKAIEILKKKKAGRLTFLPLNRIKSQKKNYAISRFENNRENGFIDKAINLITFDEVYSDVFRYVFGDTLVFSDLSSARLSTQKNRLVTLSGELLEASGAITGGSKLNKDLAYRFGINNDIDDSSPIKERLLVIEEALKESNNDLILKNNRLSLLNSNRSEIIEDCASFNKEIEVNKDSLKAVSQRIEDCKSRLNKLDTANNLLVNELGHLKNQLKPYHDKFDQLQTIQKANYEKNQKSSLIAFNDDFNNLDKKLELLIKERNTLLDKKNQFALNKERINNSLKITLLQEKNLQESIKQLAIAHSEWIEKRDQFKKELSDLDNQKNSLEKNLGLLRRKRDELNSSISNKRQEYNNYLLKLEYLERDMNSLKEEMRSEKIKLENYKKDLPHPSPEFGEYEGKSLESLQSEISIINAKLESLEPVNMLALDELEELIERLNGLREKLEILSNERSELLLRIETVSTMRQEAFMQAFTEVDRHFREIFANLSDGDGFLQLENPNSPLEGGLTLVAHPKGKNVRRLASMSGGEKSLTALSFLFALQKYKPSPFYALDEVDSFLDGINVERLSQLISNQSSNAQFIVVSHRRPMISASERTIGVAQARGANTQVLGLPNAA